One segment of Allorhodopirellula heiligendammensis DNA contains the following:
- a CDS encoding ROK family protein has translation MSQHTVSITRPKTLQAGQPVYLGIDVGGTNVKLGLVSDDGQLLTQSTAPTPALGTPERVFEHAMEFAAEQLNLLGCGVTLNGVGLAVPGVLDTSAMALREVVNLPGWLDQPLLRLLADAAHVPAMVVNDANAAALAEHSRRGLGNHSLALMTLGTGIGCGVVVGGHPHSGDHGCAGELGHIAVRFGEDALPCTCGSRGHLESYAGSGGVIARLRAAYASQPQLAVPECLSSQNVTPREIAEQAAAGNAICQAVIDETASYVGAGIGMLAQVVDPAVVLLGGAMTFGGPGTPTGTRFMKLIRQTVRDTTLAQVGKHLIVDFASLGNDAGILGAALVAKQAAADASIQIANHSDRL, from the coding sequence ATGTCCCAGCATACCGTCTCCATTACACGGCCCAAAACGTTACAGGCGGGACAGCCAGTTTATCTCGGTATTGATGTAGGTGGAACCAATGTCAAGTTAGGTTTGGTGAGTGACGACGGCCAGCTTCTCACGCAGTCGACGGCACCGACACCTGCCCTGGGAACCCCGGAGCGAGTGTTTGAACACGCGATGGAATTTGCCGCTGAGCAACTGAACTTGCTCGGATGCGGCGTAACTTTGAATGGTGTTGGGTTGGCGGTTCCCGGCGTGCTTGACACCTCAGCGATGGCACTGCGCGAGGTCGTGAACCTGCCCGGTTGGCTCGATCAACCACTGCTGCGTCTGTTGGCCGATGCCGCTCATGTTCCGGCCATGGTGGTCAATGATGCCAATGCAGCGGCACTGGCGGAACACTCGCGGCGAGGCCTGGGGAATCACTCGTTGGCGTTGATGACGCTCGGTACCGGAATCGGTTGTGGCGTCGTCGTCGGCGGACATCCGCATAGCGGTGATCATGGGTGTGCGGGCGAACTCGGCCATATCGCTGTGCGGTTTGGAGAGGATGCGTTGCCCTGCACCTGTGGCAGTCGGGGCCATCTCGAATCGTACGCCGGTTCCGGCGGTGTGATTGCAAGATTGCGAGCGGCGTATGCGTCTCAACCACAGTTGGCGGTACCCGAATGTCTGTCGTCTCAAAATGTCACGCCCCGTGAAATCGCTGAGCAAGCCGCCGCTGGTAACGCAATTTGTCAGGCGGTAATCGACGAAACGGCGAGCTACGTCGGTGCGGGGATTGGCATGTTGGCTCAAGTGGTCGATCCTGCGGTGGTGTTGCTTGGCGGCGCGATGACGTTTGGAGGTCCCGGCACGCCGACGGGAACACGATTCATGAAACTGATTCGCCAGACCGTTCGAGACACAACGCTGGCCCAAGTTGGAAAGCACCTGATTGTGGATTTCGCATCGCTGGGTAACGATGCCGGTATCCTCGGTGCAGCGCTCGTTGCGAAGCAAGCTGCAGCGGATGCATCCATTCAAATTGCCAACCACTCAGACAGACTATGA
- a CDS encoding sulfatase produces the protein MNEQVVIFNCGSLKWISLAVGLIASFAYQPVSAAKPHIVYINADDLGLMDVGYNDPIFRTPNIDRLAKQGMVFTAAYAPAANCAPSRASVHSGQWTPRHGVYTVGTSERGKAKTRRLIPTENTQLLSPDVLTMAEALKAGGYRTIHLGKYHIGKDPLQDGFDVNVGGDQSGSPSGGYYSPWSKGAMAKWTREVDDHTHRVDVFANEAVEFMEENRGEPMFIHFSPYLVHSPLTPVPEYVDNYQRSGIDAKYGSMVEKIDESIGKVLAAIDRLDLTDSTLVVFSSDNGGIAAVHSQKPLRGGKGSYYEGGVREPFVMRWPGKIAAGTTCAEAVNTMDLYPTFLAAAEVDSPARTVLDGVSLMPLMTGSGPWEPVPQYWHFPVYLQSYDGPRDDARDPLFRTRPGSAMRSGKWKLHEYFEDGALELYDLSNDPGERQNLATSMPEQTAQLHAQMVQWRERTGAPVPTQKNPAYDAEFESQAIQKAETRQ, from the coding sequence ATGAACGAGCAGGTCGTGATATTTAACTGCGGATCTTTGAAGTGGATTTCGCTCGCCGTAGGGCTCATAGCGAGTTTTGCCTACCAACCGGTTTCCGCCGCAAAGCCTCATATCGTCTACATCAATGCCGACGACCTAGGGCTGATGGATGTGGGTTACAACGATCCGATCTTTCGGACCCCCAATATCGACCGCCTGGCAAAACAGGGAATGGTATTTACCGCTGCCTACGCACCGGCTGCCAATTGTGCACCGAGTCGCGCCTCCGTCCACAGCGGCCAGTGGACGCCTCGCCACGGCGTCTACACCGTCGGCACCTCAGAACGCGGCAAAGCAAAGACGCGCCGGCTGATTCCGACTGAAAATACTCAACTCTTGTCGCCGGATGTGCTCACCATGGCCGAGGCATTGAAAGCTGGCGGTTACCGAACGATTCACTTGGGTAAATACCATATTGGCAAGGATCCGCTGCAGGATGGATTCGACGTCAACGTAGGTGGTGATCAAAGCGGTAGCCCGTCGGGAGGCTATTATTCGCCATGGTCCAAGGGAGCGATGGCGAAGTGGACCCGTGAAGTGGACGACCACACGCACCGCGTGGACGTGTTCGCGAACGAAGCTGTTGAATTTATGGAAGAGAATCGCGGCGAGCCCATGTTCATTCATTTCTCACCGTATCTCGTTCACTCGCCGCTGACGCCAGTGCCCGAGTATGTCGATAACTATCAACGCAGTGGCATCGATGCCAAATATGGGTCCATGGTCGAAAAGATTGATGAGTCGATCGGGAAAGTGTTAGCGGCAATCGATCGACTTGATCTGACCGATTCAACTCTCGTCGTCTTTTCCTCCGACAACGGAGGCATCGCTGCGGTTCACTCTCAGAAACCGCTTCGAGGCGGGAAAGGGTCGTACTATGAAGGCGGTGTTCGCGAGCCATTCGTGATGCGCTGGCCCGGAAAAATCGCAGCTGGCACCACATGCGCCGAAGCCGTCAACACCATGGATCTCTATCCCACGTTTCTCGCAGCTGCTGAAGTCGATTCGCCCGCTCGCACCGTGCTCGATGGCGTGAGTCTGATGCCGCTGATGACGGGCTCGGGCCCTTGGGAACCGGTACCCCAGTACTGGCACTTCCCGGTTTACTTACAGAGCTACGATGGGCCACGAGATGACGCACGCGACCCACTCTTTCGCACCCGTCCCGGCTCGGCGATGCGGAGCGGAAAGTGGAAGCTGCACGAGTACTTCGAAGATGGTGCGTTGGAGCTCTATGATCTGAGCAACGATCCCGGCGAACGTCAAAACCTCGCAACCTCGATGCCAGAACAAACGGCTCAGCTACACGCTCAAATGGTGCAGTGGCGAGAACGCACCGGTGCTCCGGTGCCAACCCAAAAAAATCCCGCCTACGACGCCGAGTTCGAATCGCAAGCGATCCAGAAAGCGGAAACGCGTCAGTGA
- a CDS encoding sulfatase family protein: protein MLRLFAALGLLTWIAGAASAAPPPNILVILADDCTYNDLPIYGGRNALTPNLDQFASESLVFNQAHLAEAMCQPCRAELYSGLYPMRNGCAWNHSASFDDIQTMPDYLGEIGYRVGIAGKVHVKPDQAYPFESVGGYDPNCVRDPTMAHDISEAKSFVTRRDDEPFCLVVALVDPHVPWVMGDSSVYPPADIELPPNIANTKVTREGFSRYLAEITYMDGQVGELLAMLKATGHDDDTLVLFSSEQGSQFPGNKWTNWSTGLHTALIARWPGVIPAGQRTDALVQYADVLPTLIDAAGGKVDPADFDGISFLPVLQRQTDQHRDYVYGVHNNVPEGPPYPIRSISNGEYRYIRNLSPDNLYIEKHVMGSEPSVHVARNYWRTWVWDSTTKPRVYDLVQRYQRRPAETLYHTASDPYEMQNLIGSDSTSEIQQELSDELDRWLESQGDPGVEQDTMASLRAAKQGKHRFRVPE from the coding sequence ATGCTCCGATTGTTCGCCGCCCTCGGCCTTTTGACCTGGATTGCCGGCGCTGCGTCTGCCGCTCCACCGCCGAATATTCTGGTCATCCTTGCGGATGACTGCACCTACAACGATTTACCGATTTACGGTGGGCGTAACGCACTCACTCCCAACCTGGATCAGTTCGCCAGCGAGAGTTTAGTATTTAACCAGGCACATTTAGCCGAGGCGATGTGCCAGCCTTGTCGTGCTGAACTCTATTCGGGCCTGTACCCCATGCGAAACGGCTGTGCGTGGAACCACTCCGCGAGTTTCGACGATATCCAGACGATGCCCGACTATTTGGGGGAGATCGGCTATCGCGTTGGCATCGCCGGCAAGGTGCATGTCAAGCCGGATCAAGCGTATCCGTTTGAGTCCGTTGGTGGGTACGACCCCAACTGCGTTCGCGATCCCACCATGGCACATGACATCAGTGAAGCGAAGTCGTTCGTGACGCGTCGCGACGATGAGCCGTTCTGTCTGGTCGTTGCGCTCGTTGATCCTCACGTACCCTGGGTGATGGGCGACTCGTCGGTTTACCCGCCTGCCGACATCGAGCTACCTCCCAACATTGCCAATACGAAGGTGACTCGGGAAGGATTCTCCCGGTACCTCGCCGAGATCACCTACATGGATGGTCAGGTTGGCGAATTGCTCGCGATGTTGAAGGCGACGGGCCACGACGATGATACGCTTGTGCTGTTTTCGTCTGAGCAGGGCTCACAGTTCCCCGGCAACAAGTGGACGAACTGGAGCACGGGGCTGCATACGGCGCTGATTGCTCGATGGCCGGGCGTCATCCCCGCCGGCCAACGCACCGACGCATTGGTGCAGTATGCCGACGTGCTACCCACTCTCATCGACGCTGCAGGCGGAAAGGTTGACCCCGCTGATTTTGACGGCATCAGTTTCCTGCCGGTGCTACAGCGTCAGACCGATCAGCATCGTGATTATGTCTACGGCGTTCATAATAATGTTCCGGAAGGTCCTCCCTATCCAATTCGCTCGATCAGCAATGGAGAGTATCGCTATATCCGCAATTTGAGCCCCGACAATTTGTACATCGAGAAGCACGTCATGGGTTCGGAGCCCAGTGTCCATGTTGCTCGCAATTACTGGCGAACGTGGGTCTGGGACTCCACCACCAAGCCGCGTGTTTACGACCTTGTTCAGCGATACCAACGCCGCCCCGCTGAGACGCTGTACCACACCGCCTCGGACCCTTACGAGATGCAAAACTTGATCGGTTCTGATTCCACCTCGGAGATTCAACAAGAGTTGAGCGATGAGTTGGATCGCTGGTTGGAGTCTCAAGGTGATCCTGGTGTCGAACAAGACACGATGGCTTCCCTCCGCGCCGCCAAGCAGGGTAAGCATCGATTCCGCGTTCCTGAATAG
- a CDS encoding FxsA family protein, whose product MLIRLFALFICVPFIELVLLLRMADATSWMMTLTIVIVTGVIGSLLARREGLAALMRFRAALASGRMPGREIQDGMMIAFAAALLLTPGLLTDSLGFFLLTPFGRRTVGGFLRRRYAGRFQIHTSGFHPQSPSSPDVDPASASGQWRPHPSGGDRFTIDAPSFGPKQGQSH is encoded by the coding sequence ATGTTAATTCGCCTCTTCGCCCTATTCATCTGCGTCCCATTCATCGAGCTGGTCTTGTTGCTGCGGATGGCTGATGCCACGAGCTGGATGATGACGCTGACAATCGTGATCGTGACGGGCGTGATCGGCTCGCTGCTGGCTCGCCGGGAGGGACTAGCGGCGCTGATGCGATTCCGTGCAGCCCTCGCCTCCGGCCGCATGCCTGGCAGAGAAATTCAGGACGGGATGATGATTGCGTTCGCCGCAGCGTTGTTGCTCACGCCGGGGCTGCTGACCGATTCGCTTGGATTTTTCCTACTGACACCCTTTGGCCGTCGAACGGTGGGAGGTTTTTTGCGCAGACGCTACGCCGGCAGGTTCCAGATTCACACATCGGGTTTTCATCCTCAATCGCCATCGTCCCCCGATGTAGACCCCGCTTCGGCATCCGGCCAATGGAGGCCACACCCATCGGGCGGAGACCGGTTCACAATCGATGCCCCCAGTTTTGGTCCGAAGCAGGGCCAATCCCACTAG
- a CDS encoding NINE protein, with translation MSTYERAPDNAYSTSPGALDPTREQVHQFAPQTHPVLLGYLFWIIGFTGAHRFYYGKPLTGALWFFTGGLLLVGWIVDVFLIPAMSEEAESRYPPRATDYSLAWVLLVFLGIFGAHRFYMGKFVTGLVYLLTGGLFGIGYVYDICTLNEQIKFS, from the coding sequence ATGTCAACTTACGAACGCGCGCCCGATAACGCCTACTCCACCTCGCCTGGTGCACTGGACCCCACGCGGGAGCAGGTTCATCAGTTCGCCCCCCAAACGCACCCAGTGCTCCTGGGGTATCTCTTTTGGATCATTGGTTTTACCGGTGCCCATCGCTTTTACTACGGCAAACCACTGACCGGTGCGTTATGGTTTTTTACCGGCGGATTGCTCCTGGTTGGTTGGATTGTCGACGTGTTCCTGATCCCCGCGATGTCCGAGGAGGCTGAGTCTCGATATCCGCCGCGGGCAACCGACTACAGCCTCGCGTGGGTGCTGTTGGTGTTCCTTGGCATCTTCGGTGCCCACCGCTTTTACATGGGCAAGTTCGTCACCGGTTTGGTGTACTTATTGACCGGGGGCCTATTCGGAATCGGCTACGTGTACGACATCTGCACACTCAACGAGCAAATTAAGTTTTCTTGA
- the leuD gene encoding 3-isopropylmalate dehydratase small subunit → MQHFTIHQGVVATLDRANVDTDAIIPKQFLKRIERTGFGQFLFFDWRFLDDGTTENPEFELNRINVKGASILIARQNFGSGSSREHAVWALDDYGFRAVIAPSFADIFYNNSFKNGLLPIVLSEADVEELFQRAGKGNPYQLTVDLENQTVSDGEGFERSFEIDASRREKLLHGLDDIAQTLQHEDKITAFEANMVS, encoded by the coding sequence ATGCAACATTTCACCATCCACCAAGGCGTTGTCGCGACGCTGGACCGTGCCAACGTCGATACCGACGCGATCATTCCAAAGCAATTCCTGAAACGAATTGAGCGCACCGGTTTCGGTCAGTTTCTGTTCTTTGACTGGCGTTTTCTGGATGATGGGACCACTGAGAATCCCGAATTCGAACTGAACCGTATCAATGTCAAAGGCGCCTCGATCCTGATCGCCCGCCAGAACTTTGGCAGCGGAAGCAGTCGCGAACATGCCGTCTGGGCACTCGATGACTACGGGTTTCGCGCCGTCATCGCACCCTCGTTTGCGGATATTTTTTATAACAACTCCTTCAAGAACGGATTGTTGCCAATCGTACTCAGCGAGGCTGACGTGGAAGAGTTGTTCCAGCGAGCAGGTAAAGGCAATCCCTACCAACTCACCGTCGATTTAGAGAACCAAACGGTTTCAGACGGCGAGGGTTTTGAGAGGTCCTTTGAAATTGACGCCAGCCGCCGCGAGAAATTGTTGCACGGTCTCGACGACATCGCTCAAACTCTGCAGCACGAAGACAAGATCACTGCGTTCGAAGCCAACATGGTCTCGTAG